A portion of the Acidobacteriota bacterium genome contains these proteins:
- a CDS encoding glycosyltransferase family 9 protein produces the protein MNGLRRVLRSIDSRLGCAALQLGNRLSRGREKAITKPIALADVRRVLVIRLDEVGDMVLTSPFLRELRAALPDARITLVVRPSIHNLVELCPYVDSVLTFDTTSRSAFTAAARARRFVRAHLQSGPFDLAIVPRWDDDPRFASVLAFVSGARHRVGYRERSLLTHVCDAGPEQHEVLRNLDLIRFMNAGVHTEQLELWLGATDEHVAQDLLASHGVQPGGFLLGLAPGAANARRRWPTSGFAEVAAWSLRTHGGHVVVVGGEGDRLLGEHLRDTLGPSVINAAGQATLRQTAALLKSCSLFVGNDSGPMHLAAASRIPVVEISCHPQGGEPDHNNSPLRFGPWGTRHVVLQPAAPLAPCRTACRAEVAHCIRGISATAVVAHAAALLSPAALRDASTA, from the coding sequence ATGAACGGGCTTCGGCGGGTACTCCGATCGATTGACTCGCGCCTGGGTTGCGCAGCATTGCAGTTGGGGAATCGCCTCTCCCGGGGTCGCGAAAAGGCGATCACAAAGCCCATCGCACTGGCGGACGTTCGGCGGGTTCTGGTCATCAGGCTCGACGAGGTCGGCGACATGGTGCTGACCTCGCCGTTCCTGCGGGAACTCCGGGCGGCCCTTCCGGATGCACGCATCACGCTGGTCGTCCGTCCCAGCATTCACAATCTGGTCGAACTGTGCCCCTACGTCGACAGCGTGCTGACGTTCGATACGACATCGAGGTCCGCCTTCACCGCTGCCGCACGCGCGCGGCGCTTCGTCCGTGCGCACCTGCAGAGCGGGCCCTTCGACCTGGCGATCGTTCCACGCTGGGATGACGATCCGCGTTTCGCCTCCGTGCTGGCATTTGTGAGTGGCGCTCGTCACCGAGTGGGATACCGGGAGCGATCCCTGCTCACACACGTCTGCGATGCGGGTCCCGAGCAACACGAAGTCCTGAGAAACCTCGACCTGATCCGATTCATGAATGCCGGCGTCCACACGGAGCAGCTGGAACTCTGGCTCGGAGCGACTGATGAGCACGTTGCCCAAGACCTGCTGGCCTCACACGGTGTTCAACCGGGTGGTTTTCTCCTTGGTCTCGCGCCGGGAGCCGCGAATGCCCGGAGACGCTGGCCCACGTCCGGTTTTGCAGAAGTAGCCGCGTGGAGCCTCAGAACACACGGGGGCCATGTGGTGGTGGTGGGCGGTGAAGGCGACCGGTTGCTCGGTGAACATCTTCGGGACACCCTTGGTCCGTCCGTCATCAATGCGGCCGGGCAGGCCACTCTCCGCCAGACCGCCGCCCTCCTGAAGTCATGCTCGCTGTTTGTCGGCAACGACTCAGGGCCCATGCATCTGGCGGCGGCAAGTCGTATCCCGGTCGTGGAGATCTCCTGCCACCCGCAGGGAGGCGAGCCAGACCACAACAATTCCCCGCTCAGGTTTGGCCCATGGGGAACGCGCCACGTCGTCCTCCAGCCGGCGGCTCCCCTGGCACCTTGCCGCACGGCCTGTCGGGCCGAGGTGGCGCATTGCATCCGTGGCATTTCCGCTACGGCCGTGGTGGCGCACGCGGCCGCCCTCCTCAGCCCTGCGGCCTTGCGAGATGCATCCACGGCCTGA